From the Tistrella mobilis genome, the window GTCGGGCACTTGGCGCAGGATGGTGATCAGAGATGGCATCGGTTCCTCCTTGGAACCGAATAAAGAATCCATCTTTGACCATTCCGCTACCCGGGATTTTCAAATGCGATTCCCCTGCCGGGGCGATGCCGCACTGCGGTGCCGCTCACCGCCGCGCATAGGCATCGAAGGCATAGGGGCCGGAGGTGCTGTTGTCGATCATCTCGGGCACATGGGGCGGGATTTCGGGATGGCCGGGGTCGAACAGGCCGCAGGCCCTGAGCGCGCCGGTCAGCGACAGCCGCGCCGGAATCCGCTCCAGATAGACCCGGACGGAACAGGGCATATGCGCCTGATCGGCCGAGACCCCCAGCTTCACCCCATGCAACCGGGTCCAGCGGAGCGCGTAATCCGGGTAAAGCACCGTCTGGGTCAGCTCGATCCCGGCGCCGTATTCATAATCGGACATGAACACCCGGTCCCCCGCGACCAGCGCCGCCCCCTGATAGCGGTAATGCCGCCTTCCGGGCCGGTCGTGCGGCCCCATGCGTTCCAGACGCCGGTAGAAGGTCCGTCCGTCCTCGACCGAGAACACGATCAACCCGCGGATGACCTTCCCCTTCTGCGACATGGAATAGTAATATTCAAAGAACATGCCGGTCAGATTGCGCACCCGGGCATCGCCCAGCGCCATCACCCGGTCGAAATGCTGGCGCAGCCGACGGTTGGTGGTGCCCTCGTCCAGACCGCGCACCCGGACGATCTCGGCGAAATCGCGCGGCGGCAGCATCATCTCGTAGGGCTCG encodes:
- a CDS encoding helix-turn-helix domain-containing protein, which codes for MTEIAENLRLLCSYRPSISQVGRDLGINRSQLNRYLAGSSTPRPALLRKICDYFGVEPYEMMLPPRDFAEIVRVRGLDEGTTNRRLRQHFDRVMALGDARVRNLTGMFFEYYYSMSQKGKVIRGLIVFSVEDGRTFYRRLERMGPHDRPGRRHYRYQGAALVAGDRVFMSDYEYGAGIELTQTVLYPDYALRWTRLHGVKLGVSADQAHMPCSVRVYLERIPARLSLTGALRACGLFDPGHPEIPPHVPEMIDNSTSGPYAFDAYARR